In Hwangdonia lutea, a single window of DNA contains:
- the ytxJ gene encoding bacillithiol system redox-active protein YtxJ — translation MGLLNKLFGASTSSDTGNEEKVLPWIPLNEMSQLDAIQNKSNTKTQVIFKHSTRCGISRMVMKQFVDAYNVTEKDLDLYYLDLLNYRDVSNEVGYKFQVIHESPQLLIIKNGAVVSHASHGAINNLDLNQFI, via the coding sequence ATGGGATTATTAAATAAATTATTTGGGGCTTCTACAAGCTCTGACACCGGCAACGAAGAAAAGGTTTTACCTTGGATTCCTTTAAATGAAATGTCTCAGTTAGATGCTATTCAAAATAAATCGAATACCAAAACGCAGGTTATTTTTAAACATTCTACACGTTGCGGAATCAGTAGAATGGTGATGAAGCAGTTTGTTGATGCTTATAATGTTACCGAAAAAGACTTGGATTTATATTATTTGGATTTATTGAATTACCGAGACGTTTCCAACGAAGTAGGCTATAAATTCCAAGTGATACACGAATCGCCGCAACTTTTGATTATTAAAAATGGGGCAGTGGTGTCGCATGCTTCACATGGCGCGATTAACAATTTGGATTTGAATCAGTTTATTTAA
- the glyA gene encoding serine hydroxymethyltransferase — protein sequence MQRDEQIFELIQAEKERQLHGLELIASENFVSDQVMEAAGSVLTNKYAEGYPGKRYYGGCEVVDEVEQIAIDRAKALFGAAYVNVQPHSGSQANTAVFAACLKPGDKILGFDLSHGGHLTHGSPVNFSGKLYSPVFYGVDKENGLINYDKMEAIAKAEKPKLIIAGASAYSRDMDFKRFREIADSVGAILMADIAHPAGLIAKGILNDPLPHCHIVTTTTHKTLRGPRGGMIMMGQDFDNPFGITLKNGNLRKMSSLLDSAVFPGNQGGPLEHIIAAKAIAFGEALTDDFLHYQLQVKANANAMANALVAKDYNIISGGTDNHCMLIDLRNKDISGKAAEQALVKADITVNKNMVPFDDKSPFVTSGIRIGTAAVTTRGLKEDDMLMIVDLIDEVINNHENEAVLESVKDKVNAMMKGKPLFV from the coding sequence ATGCAACGCGACGAACAAATTTTTGAACTTATTCAAGCCGAAAAAGAACGCCAATTACATGGCCTAGAACTTATTGCATCAGAGAATTTTGTAAGCGACCAAGTTATGGAAGCTGCGGGCTCTGTATTAACCAATAAATATGCAGAAGGCTACCCCGGAAAGCGTTATTACGGCGGTTGCGAAGTGGTTGATGAAGTGGAGCAAATAGCCATCGATAGGGCCAAAGCTTTATTTGGAGCAGCCTATGTAAACGTTCAGCCACACTCTGGAAGTCAAGCCAATACGGCGGTTTTTGCGGCATGCTTGAAACCGGGTGACAAAATTTTAGGATTCGATTTGTCCCACGGTGGGCATTTAACCCATGGTTCGCCAGTAAATTTTTCGGGTAAATTATACAGCCCTGTATTTTATGGTGTTGATAAGGAAAACGGCCTGATTAATTACGATAAAATGGAAGCTATTGCCAAAGCTGAAAAGCCTAAGCTTATCATTGCAGGCGCATCTGCATATTCGCGCGATATGGATTTTAAACGCTTTCGTGAAATAGCCGATAGTGTTGGTGCTATTTTAATGGCCGATATTGCGCATCCCGCGGGATTAATTGCCAAAGGCATTTTAAACGATCCGTTGCCACATTGCCATATTGTAACCACTACCACGCATAAAACCTTACGCGGACCAAGAGGCGGTATGATTATGATGGGGCAGGATTTTGATAACCCATTCGGCATCACCCTAAAAAACGGAAATCTGCGTAAAATGTCGTCGTTGTTGGATTCTGCGGTATTCCCAGGAAACCAAGGTGGGCCATTAGAGCACATTATTGCCGCTAAAGCGATTGCTTTTGGTGAAGCGCTTACCGATGATTTTTTGCACTATCAACTACAAGTTAAGGCCAATGCCAACGCCATGGCGAATGCACTGGTTGCTAAAGATTACAATATTATTTCCGGCGGTACCGATAACCATTGTATGTTGATTGATTTGCGCAACAAAGATATTTCTGGAAAAGCGGCCGAACAAGCCTTGGTAAAAGCCGATATTACAGTAAATAAAAACATGGTGCCTTTTGATGATAAATCGCCATTTGTAACCTCGGGGATCCGAATTGGTACGGCAGCGGTGACCACGCGTGGTTTAAAAGAAGACGACATGCTTATGATTGTGGATTTAATTGATGAAGTAATTAACAACCACGAAAACGAAGCTGTTTTAGAAAGCGTAAAAGATAAAGTAAATGCCATGATGAAAGGCAAACCTTTGTTTGTGTAG
- the clpB gene encoding ATP-dependent chaperone ClpB has product MNLNNYTIKSQEAIQQAQQIAQGFGHQQIENEHIFKGIFEVDENVLPFILKKLNVNISILQQALDKQLESFPKVTGSELMLSREAGKSLNEASIIAKKMKDDFVSIEHLILAVFKSNSKIAQMLKDQGVTEKTLSASIQELRKGENVTSQSQEETYNSLNKYAKNLNQLAKDGKLDPVIGRDEEIRRILQILSRRTKNNPILVGEPGTGKTAIAEGLAHRIIDGDIPENLKDKQIFALDMGALIAGAKYKGEFEERLKAVIKEVTTSDGDIVLFIDEIHTLVGAGGGQGAMDAANILKPALARGELRAIGATTLDEYQKYFEKDKALERRFQKVMVDEPDTESAISILRGIKEKYETHHKVRIKDEAIIGAVELSQRYITNRFLPDKAIDLMDESASKLRMEINSKPEELDVLDRKIMQLEIEIEAIKREKDESKLKSLRSDLANLKEERNEINAKWKSEKEVVDNIQNTKQDIENFKLEAERAERDGDYGKVAELRYGKIKEAQEQLEIFQKQLEAQSETSLIKEEVTYDDIAEVVAKWTGIPVTKMLQSEREKLLNLEDELHKRVVGQEEAIVAVSDAVRRSRAGLQNPQKPIGTFLFLGTTGVGKTELAKALAEYLFDDENAMTRIDMSEYQERHAVSRLVGAPPGYVGYDEGGQLTEAVRRKPYSVVLLDEIEKAHPDTFNILLQVLDEGHLTDNKGRVADFKNTIIIMTSNIGSHLIQERFEATKDLDSAVEAAKIDVLGLLKQSVRPEFLNRIDDTIMFTPLSKENIVDIVGLQLKNVTKMIAQQGITFDATPEAIAYLANKGYNPEYGARPVKRVIQKEVLNALSKEILAGKVTTDSIILLDAFDDELVFRNQSSLVTEEL; this is encoded by the coding sequence ATGAATTTAAATAATTATACCATAAAATCCCAAGAAGCCATTCAGCAAGCACAGCAAATTGCTCAGGGATTCGGACATCAACAAATAGAAAATGAACATATTTTTAAAGGCATTTTTGAAGTTGATGAAAACGTGTTACCATTCATTTTAAAAAAATTGAATGTTAACATCAGCATCCTGCAACAAGCTTTAGACAAGCAATTGGAAAGTTTTCCGAAAGTTACAGGTAGCGAACTCATGTTATCGCGCGAAGCTGGAAAATCGCTTAACGAAGCGTCTATCATTGCAAAAAAAATGAAGGACGATTTTGTGTCTATCGAGCATTTAATTTTAGCGGTTTTTAAATCAAACAGCAAAATTGCGCAAATGTTAAAAGACCAAGGCGTTACAGAAAAAACCCTGAGTGCCAGTATTCAAGAATTACGCAAAGGCGAAAATGTAACCTCACAAAGTCAAGAAGAAACCTACAATTCGCTTAATAAATACGCGAAAAACCTAAACCAGTTAGCAAAAGACGGTAAGCTGGATCCGGTGATTGGTCGCGATGAAGAAATACGACGTATTCTTCAAATTTTATCGCGCCGTACCAAAAACAACCCTATTTTAGTGGGCGAACCCGGAACCGGTAAAACCGCCATTGCCGAAGGTTTAGCACATAGGATTATTGATGGCGACATTCCAGAAAACCTAAAAGACAAACAAATTTTTGCCTTAGATATGGGTGCACTAATTGCTGGTGCAAAATATAAAGGTGAGTTTGAAGAACGCTTAAAAGCCGTTATCAAAGAAGTAACTACCAGCGATGGCGATATTGTATTGTTTATCGACGAAATCCACACGCTTGTTGGTGCTGGTGGCGGACAAGGCGCTATGGATGCAGCCAATATTTTAAAGCCTGCTTTGGCTCGTGGCGAATTGCGTGCTATTGGTGCTACCACTTTAGATGAGTACCAAAAATACTTTGAAAAAGACAAAGCTTTAGAGCGTCGTTTTCAAAAAGTTATGGTGGATGAGCCCGATACCGAAAGTGCCATTTCCATTTTAAGAGGCATCAAGGAAAAATACGAAACGCATCATAAAGTACGTATTAAAGACGAGGCTATTATTGGTGCTGTTGAATTGTCGCAACGCTACATTACCAATCGTTTTTTACCAGATAAAGCCATTGATTTAATGGATGAATCGGCTTCCAAACTCCGTATGGAAATCAACTCTAAACCCGAAGAACTCGATGTTTTAGATAGAAAAATCATGCAGTTGGAAATTGAAATTGAAGCCATTAAACGCGAAAAAGACGAATCGAAATTGAAATCGCTCCGGTCTGATTTAGCAAATCTAAAAGAAGAGCGCAACGAAATCAATGCGAAATGGAAAAGCGAAAAAGAAGTGGTTGATAATATCCAAAATACAAAACAAGATATTGAAAACTTTAAATTGGAAGCGGAGCGTGCGGAGCGTGATGGTGATTACGGCAAAGTAGCCGAATTGCGTTATGGTAAAATTAAGGAAGCACAAGAGCAGTTGGAAATATTTCAAAAGCAATTAGAAGCGCAATCCGAAACTTCTTTAATTAAAGAAGAAGTCACCTATGACGATATTGCCGAAGTGGTTGCTAAATGGACGGGTATTCCAGTTACCAAAATGCTACAAAGCGAACGCGAAAAGCTTTTAAATTTAGAAGATGAGCTACACAAACGTGTGGTTGGGCAAGAAGAAGCCATTGTTGCCGTAAGTGATGCGGTTCGCAGAAGTCGCGCCGGATTACAAAACCCGCAAAAACCTATTGGAACATTCTTGTTTTTAGGAACTACGGGAGTTGGCAAAACCGAACTTGCAAAAGCTTTAGCTGAATATTTGTTTGATGATGAAAATGCGATGACCAGAATTGACATGAGCGAATACCAAGAACGACATGCGGTTAGCAGATTGGTTGGTGCGCCTCCAGGATATGTTGGTTACGATGAAGGCGGACAATTAACCGAAGCGGTTCGTAGAAAGCCATACTCTGTTGTTTTATTGGATGAAATTGAAAAAGCACATCCCGATACCTTTAATATTTTATTGCAAGTGCTCGACGAAGGGCATTTAACTGATAATAAAGGACGTGTAGCAGACTTTAAAAACACGATCATAATTATGACCTCAAATATTGGAAGTCATTTAATTCAAGAGCGTTTTGAGGCTACAAAAGACTTAGATTCTGCCGTTGAAGCAGCCAAAATTGATGTTTTAGGACTATTAAAGCAAAGTGTGCGTCCTGAGTTTTTAAATAGAATTGACGATACCATTATGTTTACGCCGTTAAGTAAGGAAAACATTGTGGACATTGTAGGCTTGCAATTAAAAAACGTTACTAAAATGATAGCACAACAAGGCATTACTTTTGATGCAACACCCGAAGCTATTGCGTATTTAGCGAACAAAGGTTACAATCCAGAATATGGGGCAAGACCGGTAAAACGTGTGATTCAAAAAGAAGTTTTAAATGCTTTGAGTAAAGAAATATTAGCAGGAAAAGTAACTACCGATAGTATTATTCTACTCGATGCCTTTGATGATGAGTTGGTTTTTAGAAATCAAAGCAGTTTAGTGACTGAAGAATTATAG
- a CDS encoding DUF262 domain-containing protein: protein MTVNNELQHSVFLALSSIRFLNDLIEADIDKDDNIERRDILMRKFIGYKSPKSLMFSPKLKLNKLNDPIYSSYLIQFHKVPNLRREPISNRLLVEAYGYFYKKLQTEIFEEDGINGIIDFIEFVGDNLQFIQITVVDELNAYLVFETLNDRGIPLTVTDLFKNYLFSRVDEADHNHIKNKWDSILKYIKYKDFSNFLRYYWISRNKLITEKELFKAIKREVQTQDDVIEIISSLEVHAEVFNALSDPKDDLWKGHKDTIKYLSELQLFGIKQPFALLLAAYEKFDIATFTKVVKICSVISFRYTVISGFKTNVLEQVYSKAANNIISSKSVNAAQVYKDLSSLYVNDESFTSQFIMKSIKTTSKNRLVRYIVYNIENHLSDSGKTNFDDDTGTIEHILPENPSDVWNKTFVKDTQLEFIYRLGNYTILERKLNKQCENKLIGEKLSLYHKSKYTMSQEFDYEEWNPNKLKHRQSKMAKIAKQIWKLDY, encoded by the coding sequence TTGACGGTCAACAACGAATTACAACACTCAGTATTTTTAGCTTTAAGCAGTATTCGTTTTTTAAATGATTTAATAGAAGCAGATATCGATAAGGATGACAATATCGAGAGGAGAGATATTTTAATGAGAAAATTTATTGGTTACAAGTCCCCGAAATCATTAATGTTCTCGCCTAAATTAAAACTAAATAAATTAAATGACCCAATTTATTCATCATATTTAATTCAATTCCATAAAGTTCCCAATCTCAGAAGAGAACCAATTTCAAATAGACTATTGGTAGAGGCGTATGGGTATTTTTACAAAAAACTTCAAACGGAAATTTTCGAAGAAGATGGTATCAATGGAATTATTGATTTCATAGAGTTTGTTGGTGACAATTTACAATTTATACAGATTACTGTAGTTGATGAATTAAATGCTTATTTAGTATTTGAAACATTAAATGATAGAGGAATTCCCCTAACTGTAACAGACTTATTCAAAAACTATTTATTCTCACGTGTTGATGAAGCTGACCATAATCACATCAAAAACAAATGGGATAGTATTTTGAAATACATCAAATATAAAGACTTCTCAAACTTCCTGAGATACTATTGGATTTCGAGAAATAAATTAATCACTGAAAAAGAGCTATTTAAAGCAATTAAAAGAGAAGTACAAACCCAAGATGATGTTATTGAGATAATTTCAAGTTTAGAGGTTCACGCGGAGGTATTTAACGCCTTATCTGACCCCAAAGACGATTTGTGGAAAGGACACAAGGATACTATTAAATATTTGTCAGAATTGCAGTTATTTGGTATTAAGCAACCTTTTGCCTTACTTTTGGCTGCTTATGAGAAATTTGATATTGCAACATTTACTAAAGTTGTAAAAATTTGTTCTGTAATCTCATTTAGATACACTGTTATATCAGGTTTTAAAACAAATGTTTTAGAACAAGTTTACAGTAAAGCTGCAAATAATATCATTAGTAGTAAAAGTGTAAACGCTGCTCAAGTATATAAAGACTTGAGTTCTCTGTATGTTAACGATGAAAGTTTCACAAGTCAGTTTATTATGAAATCGATTAAAACAACATCAAAAAACAGATTAGTAAGATATATAGTATATAATATTGAAAATCATCTATCAGATTCTGGAAAAACAAACTTCGATGACGATACTGGAACAATTGAACATATTCTTCCTGAGAATCCATCAGACGTCTGGAACAAAACATTCGTTAAGGATACACAATTAGAATTTATTTACCGTTTAGGAAACTATACTATTCTTGAAAGAAAACTTAACAAACAGTGTGAAAATAAATTAATTGGAGAAAAACTTTCATTGTATCACAAATCAAAATATACTATGTCACAGGAATTTGATTATGAAGAATGGAACCCAAATAAATTAAAACATAGACAATCAAAAATGGCCAAAATTGCTAAACAAATTTGGAAATTAGATTATTGA
- the fahA gene encoding fumarylacetoacetase — MQISANNPDRTSWLHVDKNSDFPIQNIPFGVFLTRDDIITIGTRIGDTAIDLGALHQLGYFDGIALTDDIFLQDTLNDFIADGRKTWRAVRNRIAEIFDAENTALKNNVKHKEIVLFRLDEIEMQLPVQIGDYTDFYSSIEHATNVGTMFRDPENALMPNWLHIPVGYHGRSSSIIPSGIPIHRPQGQTLPNGATEPVFGPSKLVDFELEMAFITTDANDLGESIPVNEAEEYIFGLVLFNDWSARDIQKWEYVPLGPFLAKSFASSISPWIVTLDALEPYRVESPKPLKPQLKYLQYKGKKSFDINLEVSIQPNGAKETVVSKSNFKYMYWNMSQQLAHHTINGCPINSGDMMGSGTISGPTPDSYGSMLELSWRGEKPVKLNNGTERTFINDYDTVIMRGHCEKDGTRIGFGEVSTKLLPVYSKK, encoded by the coding sequence ATGCAAATATCAGCCAATAATCCAGATAGAACCTCGTGGTTACACGTCGATAAAAACTCAGATTTCCCCATTCAGAATATTCCATTCGGTGTATTTTTAACACGCGATGACATTATTACCATTGGCACCCGTATTGGCGATACGGCCATAGACCTTGGGGCTTTGCATCAATTGGGGTATTTTGATGGAATTGCATTAACCGATGATATTTTTCTTCAAGACACTTTAAATGATTTTATTGCCGATGGCAGAAAAACATGGCGCGCTGTTAGAAATAGAATTGCCGAAATTTTTGATGCTGAAAACACGGCGTTAAAAAACAATGTAAAGCATAAAGAAATTGTATTGTTTCGTTTGGATGAAATTGAAATGCAATTGCCGGTTCAAATTGGCGATTACACCGATTTTTATTCAAGCATCGAGCACGCCACAAATGTAGGCACCATGTTTAGAGACCCCGAAAATGCGTTGATGCCAAATTGGTTGCATATTCCTGTGGGGTATCATGGCAGAAGCTCATCTATTATTCCATCGGGAATTCCAATTCACAGACCTCAGGGGCAAACCCTTCCAAACGGCGCCACCGAACCCGTTTTTGGCCCGAGTAAACTAGTTGATTTTGAGCTGGAAATGGCTTTTATTACTACCGATGCCAATGATTTGGGCGAGTCTATTCCTGTAAACGAAGCCGAAGAATATATTTTCGGATTGGTTTTATTTAACGATTGGAGCGCTCGCGATATCCAAAAATGGGAATACGTGCCATTAGGCCCGTTTTTAGCAAAAAGTTTCGCTTCTTCCATTTCTCCGTGGATTGTTACTTTAGATGCTTTGGAACCTTATCGAGTAGAAAGTCCAAAACCCTTAAAACCACAATTAAAATACCTACAATACAAAGGCAAAAAGAGCTTCGATATTAATTTAGAGGTTTCCATTCAGCCAAACGGCGCTAAGGAAACCGTGGTTAGTAAATCGAATTTTAAATACATGTACTGGAACATGTCGCAACAATTGGCGCATCATACCATAAATGGTTGCCCCATAAATTCTGGCGACATGATGGGAAGCGGCACTATTTCGGGTCCAACACCAGATTCTTACGGCTCCATGTTGGAATTATCATGGCGTGGCGAAAAACCTGTTAAGCTTAATAACGGTACAGAGCGCACATTCATTAATGATTACGATACCGTGATTATGCGTGGGCATTGCGAAAAGGATGGTACGCGCATTGGCTTTGGGGAAGTTTCAACTAAATTGCTTCCGGTTTATTCTAAAAAATAA